The following are encoded in a window of Paramormyrops kingsleyae isolate MSU_618 chromosome 12, PKINGS_0.4, whole genome shotgun sequence genomic DNA:
- the tomm5 gene encoding mitochondrial import receptor subunit TOM5 homolog, translated as MFKIEGLGPKMDPEEMKKKMRQDVISSLRNFLVYVALLRITPYVLRKLDSI; from the exons ATGTTCAAGATTGAAGGACTTGGGCCAAAAATGGACCCGGAGGAGATGAAGAAAAAGATGCGGCAAGATGTCATTTCGTCTCTGCGGAATTTCCTGGTTTATGTTGCTCTTCTCAGAATCA CCCCATATGTTCTCAGGAAGTTGGACAGCATATGA
- the fbxo10 gene encoding F-box only protein 10: MDPAVLPVELWRVILGYLPLPDLGRCSQVCRAWRELILSLDKTLWRQLCLRCPECRHPNWPNRPDVEPQSWREALRQHALASRTWTQNGAEVDASNCLYLFRRRKDRRVWHVGAGCELESLRGALSVAGPFDRVVLHPGVYEEQTELLLKLPVEIVGRGRLGEVALLVSIEQQCPTARLCNLVLMPAWFSPVIYKTSSGHVQLDNCNVEGGQLQVRGPGTCQARFCSFGQASGAHFQSVALSLLDSCDFSGSDGASVTVDGLPVSDRNWAFRHLAALARACTAGGEPGGGGESQPCSRPVAAAPSLCQKEGGWDPGRRSGRGKEEVLGEGTVIEDDCSESEASDEEEVEERDGGDGALYRPAYRLAHSSHGLSHLLGRAPRSLSSPAPPELSTLQQELQEDGEARALVTSVQGCLLRGCLFRDGKGGVLVCNHGQARLEANVFRTLTYAVRCIQNAKIVMLRNEVRGCRATGVFFRLASQGLVAENNIHSNAEAGVDIRKGANPIVLCNRIHSGLRSGIVVLGNGKGSIRGNQIYGNKEAGIYILYNGNPAVSGNHIFQGQAAGIAVNENGKGLIVENVIRENQWGGADIRKGGDPVLRNNFICYGYSDGVVVGERGRGLIEGNYIYCNRGCGVWVMSSSLPQLSENHITHNRIYGVAVFCQKDSEAAGDGYLAGQGAGGGVVAGGGGGANENFNEEGEMLAWESDLDSEDERYTSRRPLGVALLENNLISCNGAVGLYVKTSEALNLVGNAVHSNGAAGVALMQSAQLSRLVANCICANGHTGVQVAAGCRAELRGNGVYDNGGHGISARGDGLIVENDVVGNRGCGVRLMEPADLKVLRNRIQPVQGCGILVLENVKGLVQENVVYQGRSGSTKPLVRQDPGNNDCLLLNNTLLFHGSRSEGQVEPAWALEDPPPRPHFEGQGTAPTAPPSKRPIAMATRISARVESGCHNNGSILCSIL; this comes from the exons ATGGATCCCGCCGTCTTGCCCGTGGAGCTGTGGCGGGTGATCCTGGGGTACCTGCCGCTGCCGGACCTGGGCCGCTGCAGCCAGGTGTGCCGGGCCTGGCGCGAGCTCATCCTCAGCCTGGACAAGACGCTGTGGCGGCAGCTGTGCCTGCGCTGCCCTGAATGCCGGCACCCCAACTGGCCCAACAGGCCAGACGTGGAGCCCCAGTCCTGGAGGGAGGCGCTGAGACAGCACGCCCTGGCCAGCCGCACATGGACCCAGAATGGGGCCGAGGTGGACGCCTCCAACTGCCTCTACCTGTTCCGGCGCAGGAAAGACCGCCGAGTGTGGCACGTAGGGGCTGGCTGTGAGCTGGAGAGCCTGCGGGGGGCGCTGTCGGTGGCAGGGCCCTTCGACCGCGTCGTGCTTCACCCGGGCGTCTACGAGGAACAGACAgagctgcttctgaagctgcccGTGGAGATCGTGGGCAGGGGCAGGCTGGGCGAGGTGGCTCTCCTGGTCAGCATCGAGCAGCAGTGTCCCACCGCCCGGCTCTGCAATCTGGTCTTAATGCCCGCATGGTTCTCGCCCGTCATTTACAAG ACATCCTCGGGCCATGTGCAGCTGGATAACTGCAATGTGGAGGGGGGCCAGCTGCAGGTCCGGGGGCCCGGCACGTGCCAGGCTCGGTTCTGCTCCTTCGGCCAGGCAAGCGGCGCCCACTTTCAGAGTGTGGCGCTCAGTCTGCTGGATAGCTGTGACTTCTCTGGCAGCGACGGCGCCTCGGTCACCGTGGATGGGCTGCCTGTCTCTGACCGCAACTGGGCCTTCCGGCACCTGGCCGCTCTGGCCCGGGCCTGCACTGCTGGCGgcgagccggggggggggggggagagccaGCCTTGCTCCCGACCAGTGGCCGCTGCCCCCTCCCTGTGCCAGAAAGAAGGGGGGTGGGACCCGGGCCGCCGGAGTGGCCGGGGGAAAGAGGAGGTGCTCGGGGAGGGCACTGTCATCGAGGACGACTGCAGCGAGAGCGAGGCGAGCgatgaggaggaggtggaggagcgTGATGGGGGAGACGGCGCCCTCTACAGGCCAGCTTACAGGCTTGCCCACAGCTCCCACGGGCTGTCGCACCTCCTGGGAAGGGCCCCCCGCTCTCTGTCCTCTCCTGCCCCACCGGAACTGAGCACCCTCcagcaggagctgcaggaggatGGGGAGGCTCGGGCACTGGTCACATCCGTGCAAGGCTGCCTGCTGCGCGGCTGCCTCTTCCGGGACGGCAAGGGCGGCGTGCTGGTGTGCAACCACGGGCAGGCCCGGCTGGAAGCTAACGTGTTCCGCACTCTGACCTACGCCGTGCGCTGCATCCAGAACGCCAAG atCGTCATGCTACGGAACGAGGTGCGTGGGTGCCGGGCGACTGGCGTGTTCTTCCGCCTCGCCTCCCAAGGCCTCGTCGCCGAGAACAACATCCACTCCAACGCCGAGGCCGGCGTGGACATCCGCAAGGGCGCCAACCCCATCGTACTG TGCAACAGAATCCACAGTGGCCTGCGTTCCGGCATCGTCGTCCTGGGAAACGGGAAGGGTTCTATCCGTGGCAACCAGATCTATGGAAACAAAGAGGCAGGGATCTATATCCTGTATAACGGGAACCCCGCGGTGAG TGGGAACCACATCTTCCAGGGCCAGGCGGCTGGCATTGCGGTGAACGAGAACGGCAAGGGCCTGATTGTGG AAAATGTCATCCGTGAGAACCAATGGGGCGGAGCCGACATCCGGAAGGGCGGGGACCCAGTTCTTAGGAACAACTTTATTTGCTATGGCTACTCTGATGGCGTGGTGGTGGgagagagggggcggggcctcatCGAGGGGAACTACATCTACT GCAACAGGGGCTGTGGCGTGTGGGTGATGTCCTCCAGCCTGCCTCAGCTCTCAGAGAACCACATCACCCACAACCGCATCTACGGCGTCGCTGTCTTCTGCCAGAAGGATAGTGAGGCCGCCGGGGACGGCTACCTCGCGGGCCAGGGGgccggtgggggggtggtggcaggCGGTGGGGGAGGAGCCAATGAGAACTTCAACGAGGAGGGAGAGATGCTGGCCTGGGAGAGCGACCTGGACAGCGAGGACGAGCGCTACACATCCCGGCGGCCGCTGGGCGTGGCTCTGCTGGAGAACAACCTGATCAGCTGcaatggag CGGTCGGGCTGTACGTGAAGACCAGCGAGGCCCTGAACCTTGTGGGCAATGCGGTGCACAGCAATGGGGCGGCGGGCGTGGCCCTCATGCAGAGTGCGCAGCTCTCCCGCCTGGTCGCCAACTGCATCTGCGCCAACGGGCACACCGGCGTGCAGGTGGCGGCCGGCTGCCGTGCCGAGCTCCGCGGCAATGGTGTCTATGACAACGGCGGCCACGGCATCAGCGCGCGCGGTGACGGGCTCATAGTGGAGAACGACGTGGTGGGGAACCGCGGCTGTGGCGTGCGGCTGATGGAGCCAGCCGACTTGAAG gtGTTGAGGAACCGCATTCAGCCTGTCCAAGGCTGCGGCATCCTGGTTCTAGAGAACGTGAAGGGACTGGTGCAAGAGAACGTGGTGTACCAGGGACGTTCCGGAAGCACCAAACCGCTGGTGCGCCAGGACCCCGGCAACAACGACTGTCTGCTCCTTAACAACACCTTGCTTTTCCACGGCAGCCGGAG CGAGGGCCAAGTGGAGCCCGCCTGGGCCCTGGAGGACCCCCCGCCACGTCCTCACTTCGAGGGCCAGGGCACCGCCCctacagccccccccagcaagcGTCCTATCGCCATGGCGACCCGGATCAGCGCCAGGGTGGAGAGCGGTTGCCACAACAACGGCAGCATCCTGTGCTCTATCCTCTGA
- the grhpra gene encoding glyoxylate reductase/hydroxypyruvate reductase isoform X2, with product MCKVSLWDSDEPIPRSELLQRVSGAHGLLCLLSERIDAEVLDAAGPNLKVISTLSVGFDHLAIDEIKKRGIRVGYTPDVLTDATAELTVALLLATARRIPEGVEEVKNGGWRSWKSLWLCGYGLSGSTVGVIGLGRIGMAIARRLKPFGVEKLLYSGRTAKPQAAEVEGEFVPLDKLLSESDFIIVSCSLTPETQGLCNKAFFSKMKKTAIFINTSRGAVVNQEDLYEALSSGQIAAAGLDVTTPEPLPTDHPLLTLKNCVILPHIGSATYSTRGIMSELAANNLLAGLSGTAMPKELIL from the exons AT GTGTAAGGTGTCGCTCTGGGACTCCGACGAGCCCATTCCGCGCTCCGAGCTGCTGCAGAGAGTGTCCGGGGCGCACGGGCTGCTCTGCCTCTTATCGGAGCGCATCGACGCCGAAGTGCTGGATGCGGCAG GGCCAAACTTGAAGGTGATCAGCACATTATCAGTAGGGTTTGACCATCTAGCCATAGATGAAATAAAGAAACG AGGGATCCGCGTGGGCTACACCCCAGACGTCCTGACGGACGCCACGGCGGAGCTGACTGTGGCTCTGCTGCTGGCTACTGCGCGCCGCATCCCCGAGGGAGTGGAAGAGGTCAAAAA TGGCGGGTGGAGAAGTTGGAAATCGCTGTGGCTGTGTGGCTATGGTCTGTCCGGCAGCACCGTTGGTGTCATCGGGCTTGGCCGGATCG GGATGGCCATCGCCCGCCGGCTGAAGCCCTTTGGGGTTGAAAAGCTGCTGTATTCAGGACGGACAGCCAAACCGCAGGCTGCGGAGGTGGAGGGGGAGTTTG TGCCCCTGGACAAACTGCTGTCAGAGAGTGACTTCATCATCGTGTCCTGCTCCCTGACCCCCGAGACCCAGGGACTGTGTAACAAGGCGTTTTTTAGCAAGATGAAGAAGACCGCAATCTTTATTaacaccagcag AGGTGCAGTGGTGAACCAGGAGGACCTCTACGAAGCCCTGTCCAGCGGGCAGATCGCAGCGGCTGGTCTGGACGTCACCACCCCCGAGCCCCTGCCCACCGATCACCCCCTGCTGACACTGAAGAACTGCG TGATCCTTCCCCATATTGGCAGCGCCACCTACTCCACAAGGGGCATCATGTCTGAGCTGGCTGCCAACAATCTGCTCGCTGGGCTGTCTGGGACAGCCATGCCAAAGGAGCTCATCCTTTAG
- the grhpra gene encoding glyoxylate reductase/hydroxypyruvate reductase isoform X1 codes for MQGAQKLMNVFVTRRIPGEGMRILSQCETCKVSLWDSDEPIPRSELLQRVSGAHGLLCLLSERIDAEVLDAAGPNLKVISTLSVGFDHLAIDEIKKRGIRVGYTPDVLTDATAELTVALLLATARRIPEGVEEVKNGGWRSWKSLWLCGYGLSGSTVGVIGLGRIGMAIARRLKPFGVEKLLYSGRTAKPQAAEVEGEFVPLDKLLSESDFIIVSCSLTPETQGLCNKAFFSKMKKTAIFINTSRGAVVNQEDLYEALSSGQIAAAGLDVTTPEPLPTDHPLLTLKNCVILPHIGSATYSTRGIMSELAANNLLAGLSGTAMPKELIL; via the exons ATGCAGGGAGCGCAGAAGCTGATGAACGTCTTCGTGACGCGGCGGATACCGGGCGAAGGAATGAGGATCCTCAGCCAGTGTGAGAC GTGTAAGGTGTCGCTCTGGGACTCCGACGAGCCCATTCCGCGCTCCGAGCTGCTGCAGAGAGTGTCCGGGGCGCACGGGCTGCTCTGCCTCTTATCGGAGCGCATCGACGCCGAAGTGCTGGATGCGGCAG GGCCAAACTTGAAGGTGATCAGCACATTATCAGTAGGGTTTGACCATCTAGCCATAGATGAAATAAAGAAACG AGGGATCCGCGTGGGCTACACCCCAGACGTCCTGACGGACGCCACGGCGGAGCTGACTGTGGCTCTGCTGCTGGCTACTGCGCGCCGCATCCCCGAGGGAGTGGAAGAGGTCAAAAA TGGCGGGTGGAGAAGTTGGAAATCGCTGTGGCTGTGTGGCTATGGTCTGTCCGGCAGCACCGTTGGTGTCATCGGGCTTGGCCGGATCG GGATGGCCATCGCCCGCCGGCTGAAGCCCTTTGGGGTTGAAAAGCTGCTGTATTCAGGACGGACAGCCAAACCGCAGGCTGCGGAGGTGGAGGGGGAGTTTG TGCCCCTGGACAAACTGCTGTCAGAGAGTGACTTCATCATCGTGTCCTGCTCCCTGACCCCCGAGACCCAGGGACTGTGTAACAAGGCGTTTTTTAGCAAGATGAAGAAGACCGCAATCTTTATTaacaccagcag AGGTGCAGTGGTGAACCAGGAGGACCTCTACGAAGCCCTGTCCAGCGGGCAGATCGCAGCGGCTGGTCTGGACGTCACCACCCCCGAGCCCCTGCCCACCGATCACCCCCTGCTGACACTGAAGAACTGCG TGATCCTTCCCCATATTGGCAGCGCCACCTACTCCACAAGGGGCATCATGTCTGAGCTGGCTGCCAACAATCTGCTCGCTGGGCTGTCTGGGACAGCCATGCCAAAGGAGCTCATCCTTTAG
- the LOC111847322 gene encoding signal-transducing adaptor protein 1-like isoform X5 — translation MKREGEQDFKNFFAELRGCTIFLYADPKHDSYSEKVHLQNLKAITLDKPGMRSSSLVYILSLQNEEIHLKIDSQEAGEEWRGFITTVAYKGPASFQLEIPQDLQLLPGQMVRIQDVLEQEIQRINASHASEYRDPLSFPQTIPDEAYEDVVIQMPPCFSTVSREEAEMMLEDHPEYGSIILRPATDGINYAVTIRQLFDRNSVIKHYRVRSQDRSFVIELNSPVTVSNLYDVVQYFLTETSHRLKPFVQPQNYDSLIVRPSERIIFPKRPSGATASKARVSPAVQSPTLLAAQPSSPRRSPVLIHTPDDEADYIIPDVM, via the exons ATGAAACGTGAAGGAGAACAG GATTTTAAAAATTTCTTCGCCGAGTTACGGGGATGCACGATCTTCCTCTACGCAGACCCGAAGCACGACTCG TACTCCGAGAAGGTGCATCTCCAGAACTTGAAGGCAATTACTCTCGATAAACCGGGAATGCGAAGCAGCTCGCTGGTCTACATTCTGAGCCTACAAAATGAGGAAATCCATCTGAAG ATTGACAGTCAGGAGGCTGGCGAAGAGTGGAGGGGCTTTATTACGACTGTGGCCTAT AAGGGACCCGCGTCGTTCCAGCTCGAGATTCCCCAGGACCTGCAGCTGCTTCCCGGTCAGATGGTGAGGATACAAGACGTTCTGGAGCAGGAGATACAGAGGATCAACGCGTCCCACGCCTCAGAGTACAGGGACCCGCTGTCCTTCCCACAAACAATTCCCGATGAGGCTTACGAGGACGTCGTCATCCAAATGCCCCC CTGCTTTTCTACCGTCTCCCGGGAGGAGGCAGAGATGATGCTGGAGGACCACCCGGAGTATGGCAGCATCATCCTGCGTCCGGCGACAGACGGCATCAATTACGCCGTCACCATAAGGCAGCTGTTCGACAG GAACTCGGTGATAAAACACTACAGGGTGCGCTCCCAGGACAGGAGCTTCGTGATCGAGCTGAACAGCCCG GTTACAGTTTCCAACCTCTATGACGTCGTGCAGTATTTCTTAACGGAAACCTCACACCGCCTGAAACCTTTCGTTCAGCCACAGAATTACGACAGTCTAATCG TTCGGCCATCTGAGAGGATTATTTTCCCGAAGCGTCCCTCAGGAGCGACGGCATCGAAGGCCAGAGTCTCGCCCGCGGTCCAGAGTCCGACCCTGCTGGCAGCCCAGCCTTCATCGCCCAGACGATCTCCTGTCCTGATACACACACCAGACGATGAAGCTGATTATATCATCCCAGACGTTATGTAG
- the LOC111847322 gene encoding signal-transducing adaptor protein 1-like isoform X3, producing the protein MSVSSVAPRVVIKRREQITALPLYYYGDLQMKREGEQDFKNFFAELRGCTIFLYADPKHDSYSEKVHLQNLKAITLDKPGMRSSSLVYILSLQNEEIHLKIDSQEAGEEWRGFITTVAYLEIPQDLQLLPGQMVRIQDVLEQEIQRINASHASEYRDPLSFPQTIPDEAYEDVVIQMPPCFSTVSREEAEMMLEDHPEYGSIILRPATDGINYAVTIRQLFDRNSVIKHYRVRSQDRSFVIELNSPVTVSNLYDVVQYFLTETSHRLKPFVQPQNYDSLIVRPSERIIFPKRPSGATASKARVSPAVQSPTLLAAQPSSPRRSPVLIHTPDDEADYIIPDVM; encoded by the exons ATGTCCGTATCTTCTGTGGCTCCCAGGGTGGTCATCAAAAGGAGAGAGCAAATCACAGCGTTGCCGTTGTACTACTATGGAGATCTACAGATGAAACGTGAAGGAGAACAG GATTTTAAAAATTTCTTCGCCGAGTTACGGGGATGCACGATCTTCCTCTACGCAGACCCGAAGCACGACTCG TACTCCGAGAAGGTGCATCTCCAGAACTTGAAGGCAATTACTCTCGATAAACCGGGAATGCGAAGCAGCTCGCTGGTCTACATTCTGAGCCTACAAAATGAGGAAATCCATCTGAAG ATTGACAGTCAGGAGGCTGGCGAAGAGTGGAGGGGCTTTATTACGACTGTGGCCTAT CTCGAGATTCCCCAGGACCTGCAGCTGCTTCCCGGTCAGATGGTGAGGATACAAGACGTTCTGGAGCAGGAGATACAGAGGATCAACGCGTCCCACGCCTCAGAGTACAGGGACCCGCTGTCCTTCCCACAAACAATTCCCGATGAGGCTTACGAGGACGTCGTCATCCAAATGCCCCC CTGCTTTTCTACCGTCTCCCGGGAGGAGGCAGAGATGATGCTGGAGGACCACCCGGAGTATGGCAGCATCATCCTGCGTCCGGCGACAGACGGCATCAATTACGCCGTCACCATAAGGCAGCTGTTCGACAG GAACTCGGTGATAAAACACTACAGGGTGCGCTCCCAGGACAGGAGCTTCGTGATCGAGCTGAACAGCCCG GTTACAGTTTCCAACCTCTATGACGTCGTGCAGTATTTCTTAACGGAAACCTCACACCGCCTGAAACCTTTCGTTCAGCCACAGAATTACGACAGTCTAATCG TTCGGCCATCTGAGAGGATTATTTTCCCGAAGCGTCCCTCAGGAGCGACGGCATCGAAGGCCAGAGTCTCGCCCGCGGTCCAGAGTCCGACCCTGCTGGCAGCCCAGCCTTCATCGCCCAGACGATCTCCTGTCCTGATACACACACCAGACGATGAAGCTGATTATATCATCCCAGACGTTATGTAG
- the LOC111847322 gene encoding signal-transducing adaptor protein 1-like isoform X2 encodes MSVSSVAPRVVIKRREQITALPLYYYGDLQMKREGEQDFKNFFAELRGCTIFLYADPKHDSYSEKVHLQNLKAITLDKPGMRSSSLVYILSLQNEEIHLKIDSQEAGEEWRGFITTVAYGPASFQLEIPQDLQLLPGQMVRIQDVLEQEIQRINASHASEYRDPLSFPQTIPDEAYEDVVIQMPPCFSTVSREEAEMMLEDHPEYGSIILRPATDGINYAVTIRQLFDRNSVIKHYRVRSQDRSFVIELNSPVTVSNLYDVVQYFLTETSHRLKPFVQPQNYDSLIVRPSERIIFPKRPSGATASKARVSPAVQSPTLLAAQPSSPRRSPVLIHTPDDEADYIIPDVM; translated from the exons ATGTCCGTATCTTCTGTGGCTCCCAGGGTGGTCATCAAAAGGAGAGAGCAAATCACAGCGTTGCCGTTGTACTACTATGGAGATCTACAGATGAAACGTGAAGGAGAACAG GATTTTAAAAATTTCTTCGCCGAGTTACGGGGATGCACGATCTTCCTCTACGCAGACCCGAAGCACGACTCG TACTCCGAGAAGGTGCATCTCCAGAACTTGAAGGCAATTACTCTCGATAAACCGGGAATGCGAAGCAGCTCGCTGGTCTACATTCTGAGCCTACAAAATGAGGAAATCCATCTGAAG ATTGACAGTCAGGAGGCTGGCGAAGAGTGGAGGGGCTTTATTACGACTGTGGCCTAT GGACCCGCGTCGTTCCAGCTCGAGATTCCCCAGGACCTGCAGCTGCTTCCCGGTCAGATGGTGAGGATACAAGACGTTCTGGAGCAGGAGATACAGAGGATCAACGCGTCCCACGCCTCAGAGTACAGGGACCCGCTGTCCTTCCCACAAACAATTCCCGATGAGGCTTACGAGGACGTCGTCATCCAAATGCCCCC CTGCTTTTCTACCGTCTCCCGGGAGGAGGCAGAGATGATGCTGGAGGACCACCCGGAGTATGGCAGCATCATCCTGCGTCCGGCGACAGACGGCATCAATTACGCCGTCACCATAAGGCAGCTGTTCGACAG GAACTCGGTGATAAAACACTACAGGGTGCGCTCCCAGGACAGGAGCTTCGTGATCGAGCTGAACAGCCCG GTTACAGTTTCCAACCTCTATGACGTCGTGCAGTATTTCTTAACGGAAACCTCACACCGCCTGAAACCTTTCGTTCAGCCACAGAATTACGACAGTCTAATCG TTCGGCCATCTGAGAGGATTATTTTCCCGAAGCGTCCCTCAGGAGCGACGGCATCGAAGGCCAGAGTCTCGCCCGCGGTCCAGAGTCCGACCCTGCTGGCAGCCCAGCCTTCATCGCCCAGACGATCTCCTGTCCTGATACACACACCAGACGATGAAGCTGATTATATCATCCCAGACGTTATGTAG
- the LOC111847322 gene encoding signal-transducing adaptor protein 1-like isoform X1, protein MSVSSVAPRVVIKRREQITALPLYYYGDLQMKREGEQDFKNFFAELRGCTIFLYADPKHDSYSEKVHLQNLKAITLDKPGMRSSSLVYILSLQNEEIHLKIDSQEAGEEWRGFITTVAYKGPASFQLEIPQDLQLLPGQMVRIQDVLEQEIQRINASHASEYRDPLSFPQTIPDEAYEDVVIQMPPCFSTVSREEAEMMLEDHPEYGSIILRPATDGINYAVTIRQLFDRNSVIKHYRVRSQDRSFVIELNSPVTVSNLYDVVQYFLTETSHRLKPFVQPQNYDSLIVRPSERIIFPKRPSGATASKARVSPAVQSPTLLAAQPSSPRRSPVLIHTPDDEADYIIPDVM, encoded by the exons ATGTCCGTATCTTCTGTGGCTCCCAGGGTGGTCATCAAAAGGAGAGAGCAAATCACAGCGTTGCCGTTGTACTACTATGGAGATCTACAGATGAAACGTGAAGGAGAACAG GATTTTAAAAATTTCTTCGCCGAGTTACGGGGATGCACGATCTTCCTCTACGCAGACCCGAAGCACGACTCG TACTCCGAGAAGGTGCATCTCCAGAACTTGAAGGCAATTACTCTCGATAAACCGGGAATGCGAAGCAGCTCGCTGGTCTACATTCTGAGCCTACAAAATGAGGAAATCCATCTGAAG ATTGACAGTCAGGAGGCTGGCGAAGAGTGGAGGGGCTTTATTACGACTGTGGCCTAT AAGGGACCCGCGTCGTTCCAGCTCGAGATTCCCCAGGACCTGCAGCTGCTTCCCGGTCAGATGGTGAGGATACAAGACGTTCTGGAGCAGGAGATACAGAGGATCAACGCGTCCCACGCCTCAGAGTACAGGGACCCGCTGTCCTTCCCACAAACAATTCCCGATGAGGCTTACGAGGACGTCGTCATCCAAATGCCCCC CTGCTTTTCTACCGTCTCCCGGGAGGAGGCAGAGATGATGCTGGAGGACCACCCGGAGTATGGCAGCATCATCCTGCGTCCGGCGACAGACGGCATCAATTACGCCGTCACCATAAGGCAGCTGTTCGACAG GAACTCGGTGATAAAACACTACAGGGTGCGCTCCCAGGACAGGAGCTTCGTGATCGAGCTGAACAGCCCG GTTACAGTTTCCAACCTCTATGACGTCGTGCAGTATTTCTTAACGGAAACCTCACACCGCCTGAAACCTTTCGTTCAGCCACAGAATTACGACAGTCTAATCG TTCGGCCATCTGAGAGGATTATTTTCCCGAAGCGTCCCTCAGGAGCGACGGCATCGAAGGCCAGAGTCTCGCCCGCGGTCCAGAGTCCGACCCTGCTGGCAGCCCAGCCTTCATCGCCCAGACGATCTCCTGTCCTGATACACACACCAGACGATGAAGCTGATTATATCATCCCAGACGTTATGTAG
- the LOC111847322 gene encoding signal-transducing adaptor protein 1-like isoform X4 — protein sequence MSVSSVAPRVVIKRREQITALPLYYYGDLQMKREGEQDFKNFFAELRGCTIFLYADPKHDSYSEKVHLQNLKAITLDKPGMRSSSLVYILSLQNEEIHLKIDSQEAGEEWRGFITTVAYKGPASFQLEIPQDLQLLPGQMVRIQDVLEQEIQRINASHASEYRDPLSFPQTIPDEAYEDVVIQMPPCFSTVSREEAEMMLEDHPEYGSIILRPATDGINYAVTIRQLFDRNSVIKHYRVRSQDRSFVIELNSPVRAEPRLLDAAHRSFRPSERIIFPKRPSGATASKARVSPAVQSPTLLAAQPSSPRRSPVLIHTPDDEADYIIPDVM from the exons ATGTCCGTATCTTCTGTGGCTCCCAGGGTGGTCATCAAAAGGAGAGAGCAAATCACAGCGTTGCCGTTGTACTACTATGGAGATCTACAGATGAAACGTGAAGGAGAACAG GATTTTAAAAATTTCTTCGCCGAGTTACGGGGATGCACGATCTTCCTCTACGCAGACCCGAAGCACGACTCG TACTCCGAGAAGGTGCATCTCCAGAACTTGAAGGCAATTACTCTCGATAAACCGGGAATGCGAAGCAGCTCGCTGGTCTACATTCTGAGCCTACAAAATGAGGAAATCCATCTGAAG ATTGACAGTCAGGAGGCTGGCGAAGAGTGGAGGGGCTTTATTACGACTGTGGCCTAT AAGGGACCCGCGTCGTTCCAGCTCGAGATTCCCCAGGACCTGCAGCTGCTTCCCGGTCAGATGGTGAGGATACAAGACGTTCTGGAGCAGGAGATACAGAGGATCAACGCGTCCCACGCCTCAGAGTACAGGGACCCGCTGTCCTTCCCACAAACAATTCCCGATGAGGCTTACGAGGACGTCGTCATCCAAATGCCCCC CTGCTTTTCTACCGTCTCCCGGGAGGAGGCAGAGATGATGCTGGAGGACCACCCGGAGTATGGCAGCATCATCCTGCGTCCGGCGACAGACGGCATCAATTACGCCGTCACCATAAGGCAGCTGTTCGACAG GAACTCGGTGATAAAACACTACAGGGTGCGCTCCCAGGACAGGAGCTTCGTGATCGAGCTGAACAGCCCGGTGCGTGCGGAGCCCCGCCTCCTCGACGCCGCTCACCGCTCCT TTCGGCCATCTGAGAGGATTATTTTCCCGAAGCGTCCCTCAGGAGCGACGGCATCGAAGGCCAGAGTCTCGCCCGCGGTCCAGAGTCCGACCCTGCTGGCAGCCCAGCCTTCATCGCCCAGACGATCTCCTGTCCTGATACACACACCAGACGATGAAGCTGATTATATCATCCCAGACGTTATGTAG